Proteins from one Salmonella bongori NCTC 12419 genomic window:
- the uhpT gene encoding hexose-6-phosphate:phosphate antiporter — MLAFLNQVRKPTLDLPLDVRRKMWFKPFMQSYLVVFIGYLTMYLIRKNFNIAQNDMISTYGLSMTELGMIGLGFSITYGVGKTLVSYYADGKNTKQFLPFMLILSAICMLGFSASMGAGSTSLFLMIAFYALSGFFQSTGGSCSYSTITKWTPRRKRGTFLGFWNISHNLGGAGAAGVALFGANYLFDGHVIGMFIFPSIIALIVGFIGLRFGSDSPESYGLGKAEELFGEEISEEDKETEENEMTKWQIFVEYVLKNKVIWLLCFSNIFLYVVRIGIDQWSTVYAFQELKLSKEVAIQGFTLFEVGALVGTLLWGWLSDLANGRRALVACVALALIIATLGVYQHASNQYIYLASLFALGFLVFGPQLLIGVAAVGFVPKKAIGAADGIKGTFAYLIGDSFAKLGLGMIADGTPVFGLTGWAGTFAALDAAAIGCICLMAMVAVMEERKIRREKKIQQVNIA; from the coding sequence ATGCTGGCCTTCTTAAACCAGGTGCGCAAGCCGACCCTGGATCTGCCGCTCGATGTGCGGCGTAAAATGTGGTTCAAGCCGTTCATGCAGTCCTACCTGGTGGTTTTTATCGGCTACCTGACCATGTACCTGATCCGCAAAAACTTTAACATCGCGCAGAACGACATGATCTCTACCTACGGGTTGAGCATGACCGAGCTGGGGATGATTGGTCTGGGCTTTTCAATCACCTACGGCGTGGGGAAAACGCTGGTTTCCTACTACGCTGACGGTAAAAATACCAAGCAGTTTCTACCGTTTATGTTGATCCTCTCCGCTATCTGTATGCTCGGTTTCAGCGCCAGCATGGGCGCGGGATCAACCAGTCTGTTTCTGATGATCGCTTTCTATGCCCTGAGCGGTTTCTTCCAGAGTACCGGCGGGTCGTGCAGCTACTCGACCATCACCAAATGGACTCCGCGTCGTAAACGCGGCACCTTCCTCGGCTTCTGGAATATCTCCCACAACCTCGGCGGCGCGGGCGCGGCAGGTGTGGCGTTGTTTGGCGCTAATTATCTGTTCGACGGTCACGTCATCGGCATGTTTATCTTCCCGTCGATTATCGCGCTGATTGTCGGTTTTATCGGCCTGCGTTTTGGCAGCGACTCCCCGGAGTCTTACGGGCTGGGTAAAGCTGAAGAACTGTTTGGTGAAGAGATCAGCGAAGAGGACAAAGAGACCGAAGAAAACGAGATGACCAAGTGGCAGATCTTTGTTGAATATGTGTTGAAAAACAAAGTGATTTGGCTGCTGTGCTTCTCCAATATCTTCCTGTATGTGGTGCGTATTGGTATCGACCAGTGGTCCACCGTCTACGCTTTCCAGGAGCTGAAGCTTTCTAAAGAGGTGGCGATTCAGGGGTTTACCCTGTTTGAAGTAGGCGCACTGGTCGGCACGTTGCTATGGGGCTGGCTCTCTGACCTGGCGAACGGTCGTCGCGCGCTGGTGGCCTGCGTGGCTCTGGCATTGATCATCGCCACCCTGGGCGTCTATCAGCACGCCAGCAACCAGTACATCTATCTGGCCTCGCTGTTCGCGCTCGGTTTTCTGGTGTTTGGGCCGCAGCTATTAATCGGCGTGGCAGCAGTCGGCTTTGTACCGAAAAAAGCCATCGGTGCTGCGGACGGTATCAAGGGAACCTTCGCTTATCTTATTGGCGATAGCTTTGCCAAGCTGGGGCTGGGCATGATTGCCGACGGCACGCCGGTTTTTGGTCTGACCGGCTGGGCGGGCACCTTCGCCGCGCTGGACGCTGCCGCGATCGGCTGTATCTGTCTGATGGCGATGGTCGCCGTGATGGAAGAGCGCAAAATCCGCCGGGAGAAAAAAATTCAGCAAGTCAATATCGCTTAA
- the uhpC gene encoding MFS transporter — MLSFLKAPANAPLITDKHEIDARYRYWRRHILMTIWLGYALFYFTRKSFNAAAPEILASGILTRSDIGLLATLFYITYGISKFVSGIISDHSNARYFMGIGLIATGVVNILFGFSTSLWAFALLWALNAFFQGFGSPVCARLLTAWYSRTERGGWWALWNTAHNVGGALIPVVMAAVALHYGWRAGMVVAGLLAIAVGMVICWRLRDRPQAMGLPPVGDWRHDALEIAQQQEGAGLSRKEILTKYVLLNPYIWLLSLCYVLVYVVRAAINDWGNLYMSETLGVDLVTANTAVSMFELGGFIGALVAGWGSDKLFNGNRGPMNLIFAAGILLSVGSLWLMPFASYVMQAACFFTTGFFVFGPQMLIGMAAAECSHKEAAGAATGFVGLFAYLGASLSGWPLAKVLEVWHWSGFFAVIAIAAGISALLLLPFLNAQAPREANEA, encoded by the coding sequence ATGCTTTCATTTTTAAAAGCTCCGGCCAACGCGCCGCTCATCACCGATAAACACGAGATCGACGCTCGCTATCGCTACTGGCGGCGGCACATTCTGATGACCATTTGGTTGGGTTACGCGCTGTTCTATTTCACCCGGAAAAGTTTTAATGCCGCCGCGCCGGAAATTCTGGCCAGCGGCATTCTGACGCGCAGTGATATCGGCCTGCTGGCGACGCTGTTTTATATCACCTACGGGATATCGAAATTTGTTTCTGGCATCATCAGCGACCACTCTAACGCCCGTTATTTTATGGGGATCGGGCTTATCGCGACCGGCGTGGTGAATATTCTGTTCGGCTTCTCGACCTCGCTGTGGGCCTTTGCCCTGCTATGGGCATTGAACGCCTTTTTCCAGGGATTTGGATCGCCGGTCTGCGCCCGTTTGCTCACCGCCTGGTACTCACGTACCGAACGCGGCGGCTGGTGGGCGTTATGGAACACTGCACATAACGTTGGCGGGGCGTTGATTCCTGTCGTTATGGCCGCTGTCGCTTTGCATTATGGCTGGCGAGCCGGAATGGTGGTGGCCGGGCTGCTTGCCATCGCGGTGGGCATGGTGATCTGCTGGCGGCTGCGCGACCGCCCGCAGGCGATGGGTTTACCGCCAGTAGGCGACTGGCGGCACGACGCGCTGGAGATAGCCCAGCAGCAAGAAGGCGCGGGGCTAAGCCGCAAGGAGATTCTTACTAAATATGTGCTGTTGAATCCCTATATCTGGTTGCTTTCACTGTGCTATGTGCTGGTGTATGTAGTGCGTGCGGCGATCAATGACTGGGGCAATCTGTATATGTCCGAGACGCTGGGCGTGGATTTAGTGACGGCCAACACGGCAGTATCGATGTTTGAGTTGGGGGGATTTATCGGCGCGCTGGTGGCCGGTTGGGGTTCGGATAAGCTGTTTAATGGCAACCGTGGGCCGATGAACCTCATTTTTGCCGCCGGGATTTTGCTTTCTGTTGGGTCGCTGTGGCTGATGCCGTTCGCCAGCTATGTGATGCAGGCGGCTTGTTTCTTCACCACCGGCTTTTTTGTCTTTGGTCCGCAGATGCTCATCGGCATGGCGGCGGCGGAGTGTTCGCATAAAGAAGCGGCGGGCGCAGCGACAGGTTTTGTTGGATTGTTCGCCTATCTTGGGGCGTCGCTCTCTGGCTGGCCGTTGGCGAAAGTGCTGGAAGTGTGGCACTGGAGCGGCTTTTTCGCGGTCATCGCCATTGCAGCGGGTATCTCCGCGCTATTGCTGCTGCCGTTTCTGAATGCCCAGGCCCCACGCGAGGCCAATGAAGCGTGA
- the uhpB gene encoding signal transduction histidine-protein kinase/phosphatase UhpB, giving the protein MNTFFSRLITVVACFFIFSAAWFCLWSISLHLVERPELAVLLFPFGLRLGLMLQCPRGYWPVLLGAEWLLIYWLAQEVALAHLPLLMIGSLLTLLPVALISRYRYQRDWRTLLLQGVALTAAALLQSLPWLGQGEAAWNALLLTLTGGLTLAPICLVFWHYLTSTTWLPLGPSLVSQPVNWRGRHLIGYLLLFIVSLWLQLGLPAELSRFTPFCLALPIIALAWHYGWQGALIATLMNAIALLASQTWHDHPVDLLLSLLAQSLTGILLGAGIQRLRELNQSLQKELARNHRLAERLLETEESVRREVARELHDDIGQTITAIRTQAGIVQRLAADNRGVKQSGQLIEQLSLGVYDAVRRLLGRLRPRQLDDLTLAQAIRSLLREMELERRGIVSHLDWRIDETALSESQRVTLFRVCQEGLNNIVKHANASAVTLQGWQQDERLMLVIEDDGSGLPPGSHQQGFGLTGMRERVSALGGTLTISCTHGTRVSVSLPQRYV; this is encoded by the coding sequence ATGAATACCTTTTTTTCTCGCTTAATTACTGTTGTTGCCTGTTTTTTTATCTTCTCCGCCGCGTGGTTTTGCCTGTGGAGCATCAGCCTGCACCTGGTGGAACGTCCGGAACTGGCGGTGCTACTCTTTCCGTTTGGTTTACGACTGGGACTCATGTTGCAATGTCCGCGCGGCTACTGGCCAGTATTGCTGGGCGCGGAGTGGCTGCTGATTTATTGGCTGGCGCAGGAGGTGGCGCTGGCCCATCTGCCACTTTTGATGATCGGTAGCTTGTTGACACTGCTGCCCGTGGCCCTGATCTCGCGTTACCGCTATCAGCGCGACTGGCGCACGCTATTACTTCAGGGCGTGGCGCTCACTGCCGCGGCGCTCCTGCAATCTTTACCCTGGCTGGGGCAGGGGGAAGCGGCATGGAACGCGCTGCTGTTGACCCTCACAGGCGGCCTGACGCTGGCCCCCATCTGCCTGGTCTTCTGGCACTATCTCACCAGCACCACCTGGTTACCGCTGGGGCCGTCGCTGGTATCACAGCCAGTCAACTGGCGCGGGCGGCATCTGATCGGGTATCTGCTGCTGTTTATCGTCAGTCTGTGGCTGCAACTGGGTTTACCCGCTGAACTTTCGCGCTTTACGCCGTTCTGCCTGGCGTTGCCGATTATCGCGCTCGCCTGGCATTATGGCTGGCAGGGCGCGCTCATTGCCACACTGATGAACGCTATCGCGCTGCTCGCCAGCCAGACCTGGCATGATCATCCCGTCGATTTATTACTTTCTCTGTTGGCGCAAAGTTTGACCGGGATACTGCTTGGCGCAGGTATTCAGCGCTTACGTGAGTTAAATCAGTCGCTGCAAAAGGAGCTGGCGCGCAACCATCGGCTGGCGGAGCGATTGCTGGAGACAGAAGAGAGCGTGCGCCGCGAGGTGGCGCGTGAACTCCATGATGACATCGGGCAGACCATTACCGCGATTCGTACTCAGGCGGGCATCGTGCAACGGCTGGCGGCGGATAACCGCGGCGTGAAGCAGAGCGGGCAGCTTATCGAGCAGCTTTCGCTGGGCGTTTATGACGCCGTGCGTCGGCTGTTGGGGCGCTTGCGCCCGCGCCAGTTAGACGACTTAACGCTGGCGCAGGCCATCCGTTCGCTACTGCGCGAAATGGAGCTGGAACGCCGCGGTATTGTCAGTCACCTCGACTGGCGAATTGACGAAACGGCGCTGAGTGAAAGTCAGCGCGTGACGCTGTTTCGCGTCTGTCAGGAAGGGCTGAATAACATCGTAAAACATGCCAATGCCAGCGCGGTGACGCTCCAGGGCTGGCAGCAGGATGAGCGGCTAATGCTGGTAATTGAGGATGACGGCAGCGGCCTGCCGCCGGGCTCTCACCAGCAGGGCTTCGGCCTGACCGGAATGCGCGAACGCGTGTCGGCGCTCGGCGGGACGCTAACCATCTCTTGTACCCATGGTACGCGGGTGAGCGTCTCGTTGCCACAGCGTTACGTTTAA
- the uhpA gene encoding transcriptional regulator UhpA has product MITVALIDDHLIVRSGFAQLLGLEPDLQVVAEFGSGREALAGLPGRGVQVCICDISMPDISGLALLSQLPKGMATIMLSVHDSPALVEQALNAGARGFLSKRCSPDELIAAVHTVATGGCYLTPDIAVKLAAGRQDPLTKRERQVAEKLAQGMAVKEIAAELGLSPKTVHVHRANLLEKLGVNNDVELAHRMFDGW; this is encoded by the coding sequence ATGATTACCGTTGCCCTTATTGACGATCACCTTATCGTCCGCTCCGGCTTTGCACAGCTACTGGGGCTGGAACCTGACCTGCAGGTTGTCGCTGAATTTGGTTCCGGACGTGAGGCGTTAGCTGGGTTACCGGGGCGTGGCGTGCAGGTGTGCATTTGCGATATCTCAATGCCAGATATTTCCGGACTGGCGTTGTTAAGTCAGCTGCCAAAAGGGATGGCGACTATTATGCTCTCGGTGCACGACAGTCCGGCGCTGGTGGAACAGGCGTTGAACGCCGGCGCGCGGGGTTTTCTTTCTAAACGCTGTAGCCCGGATGAGCTGATCGCCGCCGTGCATACGGTGGCGACCGGCGGCTGCTATTTAACCCCTGATATTGCTGTGAAACTGGCGGCAGGGCGGCAAGATCCGCTGACGAAACGCGAGCGTCAGGTGGCGGAAAAACTCGCGCAGGGCATGGCGGTAAAAGAGATAGCCGCTGAGCTGGGTCTGTCGCCAAAAACGGTACATGTTCACCGGGCGAATCTGCTGGAAAAATTAGGCGTCAACAATGACGTAGAACTGGCGCACCGCATGTTTGACGGTTGGTGA
- the ilvN gene encoding acetolactate synthase small subunit, translating into MQKQSHENVILELTVRNHPGVMTHVCGLFARRAFNVEGILCLPIQGSNQSRIWLLVNDDQRLEQMISQIDKLEDVAKVVRNQSDPTMFNKIAVFFE; encoded by the coding sequence ATGCAGAAACAATCACATGAGAACGTTATTCTGGAACTGACCGTTCGCAATCATCCTGGCGTGATGACCCACGTCTGCGGACTGTTCGCCCGGCGCGCTTTCAACGTTGAGGGTATTCTCTGTTTGCCGATTCAGGGCAGTAACCAGAGCCGTATTTGGCTTTTGGTCAACGACGACCAGCGGCTTGAGCAGATGATAAGCCAGATAGATAAACTGGAAGATGTCGCGAAGGTAGTGCGAAATCAGTCTGATCCCACCATGTTCAATAAAATTGCCGTCTTTTTTGAGTAA
- the ilvB gene encoding acetolactate synthase large subunit, producing the protein MASSGTTSTTKRFTGAEFIVHFLERQGIRIVTGIPGGSILPVYDALSQSTQIRHILARHEQGAGFIAQGMARTEGKPAVCMACSGPGATNLVTAIADARLDSIPLICITGQVPASMIGTDAFQEVDTYGISIPITKHNYLVRNINELPQVMSDAFRLAQSGRPGPVWIDVPKDVQTATIELDALPSPAEKSPPPEFSAESIREAAAMINAAKRPVLYLGGGVINAPARVRELAEKAQLPTTMTLMALGMLPKAHPLSLGMLGMHGARSTNFILQEADLLIVLGARFDDRAIGKTEQFCPNAKIIHVDIDRAELGKIKQPHVAIQADVDEVLAQLMPHIEAQSREAWHQLVADLQQEFPCSIPQENNPLNHYGLINAVAACVDDNAIITTDVGQHQMWTAQAYPLNRPRQWLTSGGLGTMGFGLPAAIGAALANPDKKVLCFSGDGSLMMNIQEMATASENQLDVKIILMNNDALGLVHQQQSLFYKQGVFAATYPGRINFMQIAAGFGLETCDLNNEADPQAALQAIISRPGPALIHVRIDAEEKVYPMVPPGAANTEMVGE; encoded by the coding sequence ATGGCAAGTTCGGGCACAACATCTACAACTAAGCGCTTTACGGGCGCGGAATTTATTGTTCATTTTCTGGAGCGCCAGGGGATCCGTATCGTTACCGGCATTCCCGGCGGCTCGATCCTCCCCGTTTACGACGCGTTAAGCCAAAGCACGCAAATCCGTCATATTCTGGCGCGCCACGAACAAGGCGCGGGGTTTATTGCGCAGGGTATGGCGCGAACAGAGGGAAAACCCGCCGTTTGCATGGCCTGTAGCGGACCCGGCGCGACCAATTTGGTCACGGCCATTGCCGATGCGCGTCTGGACTCTATCCCGTTAATCTGCATTACCGGACAGGTCCCGGCGTCCATGATCGGTACTGACGCGTTTCAGGAAGTGGATACCTACGGTATCTCTATTCCCATCACCAAGCACAACTATCTGGTCAGAAATATCAATGAGTTGCCTCAGGTGATGAGCGATGCTTTTCGTCTGGCGCAGTCGGGGCGTCCCGGCCCGGTGTGGATAGACGTTCCTAAAGATGTGCAGACGGCGACAATTGAGCTGGATGCGTTGCCGTCGCCGGCGGAAAAATCCCCCCCGCCAGAGTTTAGCGCGGAGAGTATCCGCGAGGCCGCCGCGATGATTAACGCGGCGAAGCGCCCGGTGCTGTATCTGGGGGGCGGCGTGATTAATGCGCCGGCGCGCGTGCGCGAACTGGCGGAAAAAGCGCAACTGCCGACGACGATGACCTTAATGGCGCTGGGAATGTTGCCTAAGGCGCATCCGCTGTCGTTAGGAATGCTGGGGATGCATGGCGCGCGCAGTACCAATTTTATTCTGCAAGAGGCCGATTTACTGATTGTTCTGGGCGCACGTTTTGATGACCGGGCGATTGGCAAAACGGAACAGTTTTGTCCGAACGCCAAAATCATCCACGTGGATATCGATCGCGCGGAGTTAGGCAAGATTAAGCAGCCGCATGTGGCGATTCAGGCCGATGTTGATGAGGTGCTGGCGCAGTTGATGCCCCATATTGAGGCGCAGTCGCGGGAAGCATGGCATCAGTTGGTTGCGGACTTGCAGCAAGAATTCCCCTGTAGTATTCCCCAGGAAAACAACCCCCTTAACCACTATGGACTGATTAACGCCGTCGCCGCCTGTGTGGACGACAACGCGATTATTACCACTGACGTAGGTCAGCATCAGATGTGGACCGCGCAGGCTTATCCGCTCAACCGTCCGCGTCAGTGGCTGACGTCTGGCGGGTTGGGCACCATGGGGTTCGGTCTGCCCGCGGCAATTGGCGCGGCGCTGGCGAATCCAGACAAAAAGGTACTGTGTTTTTCCGGCGACGGCAGTTTGATGATGAATATTCAGGAGATGGCTACTGCCAGCGAAAACCAGTTGGATGTGAAAATTATCCTGATGAATAACGACGCGCTGGGACTGGTGCATCAGCAACAGAGTCTGTTCTATAAACAGGGGGTCTTTGCGGCGACCTATCCGGGACGTATTAACTTTATGCAGATTGCCGCCGGGTTTGGTCTGGAAACCTGCGATTTGAATAATGAAGCCGATCCACAGGCGGCGCTTCAGGCCATCATTAGTCGTCCAGGACCAGCGCTGATCCACGTGCGTATTGATGCAGAAGAAAAGGTGTATCCGATGGTGCCGCCGGGCGCGGCCAATACCGAGATGGTGGGGGAATAA
- the ivbL gene encoding ilvB operon leader peptide IvbL gives MNPSMLNATLLKTAPSRAAVVVRVVVVVGNAP, from the coding sequence ATGAACCCTTCCATGCTGAATGCGACCCTACTAAAAACTGCGCCATCTCGCGCAGCGGTCGTCGTGCGTGTGGTGGTGGTCGTCGGCAATGCGCCGTAG
- the tisB gene encoding type I toxin-antitoxin system toxin TisB encodes MSVVDITILILKLIVAALQLLDAVLKYLK; translated from the coding sequence ATGAGCGTAGTGGATATCACCATTCTTATCCTGAAACTCATTGTTGCAGCACTGCAACTGCTTGATGCCGTTCTGAAATACCTCAAGTAA
- a CDS encoding DMT family transporter, translated as MTPSTTPDTMTLSVFCILLFAALLHASWNAIVKAGNDKLYAAIGVSGSAAVMALILLPFSPQPAHASIPFLAASTALQVVYTVLVAKTYQVSDMSQTYPLMRGTAPLLVALISVLFLGDSLSSMAWIGIAVICMAILGMACNGRASSQRGIVLALMNACFIAGYTLVDGTGVRLSGTALGYTLWSFFLNGACLLTWAMIARRREASRYLAQQWKKGIFGGIGTMGSYGLALWAMTQAPLAVVAALRETSILFGALIAWLLLKEKVAGLRLVAAGGIAVGAILLRLA; from the coding sequence ATGACACCCTCAACGACACCTGACACCATGACCCTTTCCGTTTTTTGCATTTTGCTGTTCGCCGCATTACTACATGCCAGCTGGAACGCCATTGTCAAAGCGGGAAACGATAAGCTCTACGCCGCGATCGGCGTCAGCGGTTCTGCGGCAGTCATGGCATTAATCCTTTTGCCTTTCTCGCCGCAGCCCGCCCATGCCAGCATCCCTTTTTTAGCGGCCTCCACCGCGCTCCAGGTGGTGTATACCGTCCTGGTGGCGAAAACGTATCAGGTTTCGGATATGAGCCAGACCTATCCCCTTATGCGCGGCACTGCGCCGCTGCTGGTAGCGCTCATTAGTGTTCTGTTTCTTGGCGACAGCCTTTCGTCAATGGCCTGGATCGGTATCGCAGTAATCTGCATGGCCATACTCGGGATGGCCTGTAATGGCCGCGCCAGCTCTCAGCGCGGTATCGTGCTGGCGTTAATGAATGCCTGTTTTATTGCCGGATATACTCTGGTAGACGGTACTGGCGTACGGCTCTCGGGGACGGCGCTGGGCTATACGCTATGGTCGTTTTTTCTCAATGGTGCCTGCCTGTTAACCTGGGCGATGATTGCGCGGCGACGGGAGGCGTCTCGTTATCTGGCGCAACAGTGGAAAAAAGGCATTTTTGGCGGAATTGGCACCATGGGATCTTATGGACTGGCGCTATGGGCCATGACCCAGGCGCCACTGGCGGTGGTCGCCGCCCTGCGTGAAACCTCAATACTGTTCGGCGCGTTGATCGCCTGGTTGTTGCTTAAAGAGAAAGTAGCCGGGCTACGTCTGGTGGCGGCAGGCGGAATTGCCGTCGGGGCGATTTTACTTCGTCTGGCATGA
- the emrD gene encoding multidrug efflux MFS transporter EmrD — protein MKRQRNVNLLLMLVLLVAVGQMAQTIYIPAIADMARELNVREGAVQSVMAAYLLTYGVSQLFYGPLSDRVGRRPVILVGMSVFMVATLIAITTHSLTVLIVASAMQGMGTGVGGVMARTLPRDLYEGTQLRHANSLLNMGILVSPLLAPLIGGLLDTMWNWRACYAFLLVLCAGVTFSMARWMPETRPTGAPRTRLITSYKTLFGNGAFNCYLLMLIGGLAGIAVFEACSGVLMGAVLGLSSMVVSILFILPIPAAFFGAWFAGRPNKRFSTLMWQSVICCLLAGLMMWVPGWFGVMNVWTLLVPAALFFFGAGMLFPLATSGAMEPFPFLAGTAGALVGGLQNIGSGVLAWLSAMLPQTGQGSLGLLMTLMGLLIMACWLPLASRISHQGQTV, from the coding sequence ATGAAAAGGCAGAGAAACGTCAATTTGTTGTTGATGTTGGTGTTACTGGTGGCTGTAGGGCAGATGGCGCAAACCATTTATATTCCCGCCATTGCCGATATGGCGCGAGAATTGAACGTCCGGGAAGGGGCCGTCCAAAGCGTGATGGCCGCTTATCTCCTGACCTACGGCGTTTCGCAACTGTTTTACGGCCCGCTTTCCGACAGGGTTGGGCGCCGCCCGGTCATCCTTGTCGGCATGTCTGTTTTTATGGTCGCAACCCTGATAGCCATTACCACGCATAGTCTGACGGTGTTGATTGTCGCCAGCGCCATGCAAGGAATGGGAACTGGCGTTGGCGGAGTAATGGCGAGAACGCTCCCGCGCGACTTGTATGAAGGGACGCAGCTTCGTCACGCCAATAGCCTGTTAAATATGGGCATTTTGGTCAGTCCGTTGTTAGCGCCGCTGATTGGCGGTCTGCTGGACACCATGTGGAACTGGCGCGCCTGTTACGCTTTCTTACTGGTGCTTTGCGCTGGCGTCACCTTCAGTATGGCGCGCTGGATGCCGGAAACCCGCCCTACCGGCGCGCCGCGTACCCGGCTAATCACCAGTTATAAAACGCTGTTTGGCAACGGCGCCTTTAACTGTTATCTGCTGATGCTAATCGGCGGACTGGCTGGCATTGCGGTCTTTGAAGCCTGTTCCGGTGTGCTGATGGGGGCAGTATTAGGACTCAGCAGCATGGTGGTAAGCATTCTGTTTATTCTGCCGATTCCGGCGGCGTTCTTCGGCGCCTGGTTTGCCGGACGCCCGAATAAACGCTTCTCAACCCTGATGTGGCAGTCGGTCATTTGTTGTCTTCTGGCAGGCCTGATGATGTGGGTTCCCGGCTGGTTTGGCGTGATGAACGTCTGGACGCTACTCGTTCCCGCCGCACTGTTCTTCTTTGGCGCCGGGATGTTATTTCCACTGGCCACCAGCGGCGCGATGGAGCCTTTTCCATTCCTTGCAGGCACCGCAGGCGCGTTAGTCGGCGGGTTGCAAAATATTGGTTCCGGCGTACTGGCGTGGCTCTCGGCGATGCTGCCGCAAACCGGTCAGGGCAGCCTGGGGCTGTTGATGACCCTAATGGGATTACTGATCATGGCGTGCTGGTTACCGCTGGCATCGCGGATATCGCATCAGGGCCAGACGGTTTAA
- a CDS encoding cellulase family glycosylhydrolase yields MLTSAVACAKPMPLTASHYVQQLGVGMDVDWARTEQGIREFDPLVVRDFKAKGLTHVRIRVAGEPTEARLIHLRKLVEACEYYGVIPIIAYQADEYKTDPSASNEKAVINWWSVVARYFGRTSPLLGFDLIYEPADKLNHNMASLNRVYDKTIRLVHAIDPQRMIFVAPRMRAAPEDLPALKLPAQSQNYVLAEWHIFPWGPLKSGGKYPWTSGTAAEKAAIRARINAAVRWQHKTGHASWVGGWAPGESIKTTPDASQFAFARFMACELKKAQIPYAINADTQFYDGEEGAWRPAPEPLLNAMIAPECETPGKKPGKETIKPSGPDAISAMPAVTSTP; encoded by the coding sequence ATGCTGACCAGCGCGGTTGCCTGCGCAAAACCGATGCCGTTGACAGCTTCACACTATGTGCAGCAGCTCGGCGTTGGGATGGATGTTGACTGGGCGCGTACGGAACAGGGTATTCGCGAATTTGATCCGCTGGTAGTGCGGGATTTTAAGGCGAAGGGATTAACCCATGTTCGTATCCGCGTAGCGGGTGAGCCCACGGAAGCGCGGCTCATTCATCTGCGTAAGCTGGTGGAAGCCTGTGAGTACTATGGCGTCATTCCCATTATTGCCTATCAGGCGGATGAGTATAAAACCGATCCCAGCGCCAGTAATGAAAAAGCGGTGATCAACTGGTGGAGCGTGGTTGCGCGCTATTTTGGCCGGACATCCCCGCTTCTGGGATTCGACCTTATTTATGAGCCTGCCGACAAACTCAACCATAATATGGCGTCGCTGAATCGGGTATATGACAAAACGATTCGTCTGGTTCACGCTATCGACCCGCAGCGTATGATTTTCGTTGCCCCACGAATGCGTGCCGCGCCAGAGGATTTGCCCGCGCTCAAACTACCGGCGCAAAGCCAAAACTATGTCCTGGCGGAATGGCACATCTTCCCGTGGGGACCGTTGAAAAGCGGCGGCAAATATCCATGGACATCAGGCACTGCGGCGGAAAAAGCGGCGATTCGGGCGCGGATTAACGCCGCGGTTCGCTGGCAGCATAAGACTGGCCATGCAAGCTGGGTGGGCGGATGGGCGCCGGGAGAATCGATAAAAACCACGCCTGACGCTTCGCAGTTTGCGTTTGCCCGGTTTATGGCCTGTGAACTGAAGAAAGCGCAAATTCCGTATGCAATAAACGCGGATACGCAGTTTTACGATGGCGAAGAAGGAGCATGGCGTCCGGCGCCGGAGCCGTTGCTTAACGCGATGATCGCGCCGGAATGTGAAACGCCCGGCAAAAAGCCGGGCAAGGAGACGATTAAACCGTCTGGCCCTGATGCGATATCCGCGATGCCAGCGGTAACCAGCACGCCATGA
- a CDS encoding radical SAM protein, whose product MTGRQDIVVTNDQIQIIVNHQNSQQPQQLYRNLQRLGLRYVHFIPLLESDGNGVLTADSLCSADWGRFLNSVFDIWVREDIQRISVRIFDETLQHWCERRKYAETPDTTLLSAECQMCSFLRFCRGGCPEHRDSRGRNRLCEGYQAFFNYTSPHMRVMRDLLKQHRSPEELMAMLR is encoded by the coding sequence ATGACAGGACGTCAGGACATTGTCGTGACTAATGACCAAATTCAGATCATCGTAAATCACCAGAATAGCCAGCAGCCTCAGCAACTGTACCGGAATTTACAACGGCTCGGCCTTCGCTATGTCCATTTTATCCCGCTGCTGGAATCCGACGGGAACGGTGTTTTGACCGCGGATTCCCTGTGTTCAGCAGACTGGGGGCGGTTTTTAAATAGCGTATTTGATATCTGGGTACGTGAAGATATTCAGCGTATCTCGGTTCGCATTTTTGATGAAACGCTACAGCACTGGTGCGAACGCCGGAAGTATGCTGAAACGCCGGACACGACGTTGTTAAGTGCTGAATGTCAGATGTGTTCTTTTTTGCGCTTTTGTCGCGGCGGATGCCCGGAGCATCGGGATAGTCGGGGAAGGAATCGGCTTTGCGAGGGCTATCAGGCTTTTTTTAACTACACCTCGCCACATATGCGGGTGATGCGAGATTTGCTGAAACAACATCGCTCACCGGAAGAGTTGATGGCGATGCTGCGGTAA